The segment GGGAAAGGAAAAACTGTGGGGTAAAGCGTAGGATAATTCCCATAGCTCAGGACGTAGTCGATGAAAAATAGCTTTGGCGATAATATTCACGAGAGCACTACTGGCGATCGTTAAGCTTAAATATGCTAATAATCGCCATCTTTTTTGATAAGCAAATACAATAAGTATCGGAATACTAATTACGGTAATTCCTAACAGTTGTCCTAAGCCCGTTGTGGTTATCGCTATTCGGTCTAAAATAGGCTTATGGATACTATGGATAACTAATAAAATAGAAGTATCCCAAGATAGCATCTTTTCAGATTGGGCAACTATTAAAGTAAGAATAGCAAAAAACACTAAGGGTAAAA is part of the Gloeocapsa sp. PCC 73106 genome and harbors:
- a CDS encoding phosphatase PAP2 family protein, translating into MTNLPSNQINQSFTLGVILPLVFFAILTLIVAQSEKMLSWDTSILLVIHSIHKPILDRIAITTTGLGQLLGITVISIPILIVFAYQKRWRLLAYLSLTIASSALVNIIAKAIFHRLRPELWELSYALPHSFSFPSGHAMGSMTLVVALLIMIKKSRWSLLWGILGSLYILLIGWTRLYLGFHYPSDILGGWLLATTWTIGIYLLFKRYF